The Sulfitobacter sp. SK012 genome contains a region encoding:
- a CDS encoding SDR family NAD(P)-dependent oxidoreductase, with amino-acid sequence MKLSSEITAIITGAASGLGLAVAEALAERDVRVGILDMNEDEGREVAARLGGSFARCDVSDAVSVSEALSALRAVHGQERICVNCAGIAPAHRSVSKEGAHDAALFAKVCGINLIGSFNVATQSAAGMVGTDATGADGERGVIINTASIAAWDGQVGQIAYAASKAGVAGLTLPMARDLARSGVRVMAIAPGIFGTAMVTSFPQEVQDSLAQHAQFPPRLGKPEEFASLVCHIAENTMLNGEVIRLDAGTRMPPK; translated from the coding sequence ATGAAACTGAGCTCTGAAATAACGGCCATCATTACCGGCGCGGCCTCCGGCCTTGGCCTCGCGGTGGCAGAAGCGCTGGCAGAACGGGATGTGCGGGTTGGCATTCTGGACATGAACGAGGACGAAGGCCGCGAGGTTGCCGCACGTTTGGGCGGTTCCTTTGCGCGATGTGATGTATCCGATGCAGTGTCGGTCAGTGAGGCGCTGTCTGCGTTGCGCGCGGTACATGGGCAAGAGCGGATTTGCGTCAACTGCGCCGGAATTGCCCCCGCGCATCGCAGTGTGTCCAAGGAAGGGGCGCATGATGCTGCGCTTTTTGCCAAGGTGTGCGGCATCAACCTGATCGGCTCTTTCAATGTTGCAACGCAGTCTGCCGCGGGCATGGTTGGCACCGATGCGACAGGTGCCGACGGCGAACGCGGAGTGATCATCAACACCGCTTCAATCGCCGCGTGGGACGGACAGGTGGGACAAATCGCCTATGCTGCGTCCAAGGCCGGGGTGGCCGGTCTGACCCTGCCCATGGCGCGTGATTTGGCGCGAAGCGGCGTTCGCGTCATGGCGATTGCGCCGGGTATTTTCGGAACCGCAATGGTCACGAGTTTCCCGCAGGAAGTTCAAGATAGCCTCGCGCAGCATGCTCAATTCCCACCACGTTTAGGCAAACCTGAAGAGTTCGCTTCGCTTGTTTGTCACATCGCAGAAAACACAATGTTGAACGGCGAAGTTATTCGTTTGGATGCCGGAACAAGGATGCCACCAAAATGA
- a CDS encoding Lrp/AsnC family transcriptional regulator has protein sequence MQTLDEMDLKILRVMQSDGALSVTEIAERVGLSQSPCSRRISQLQSSGIVLGKRTVLDPKKLGFQTLVIVRIKLDNHEEGTLEAFKKAARGIPEIQIALLILGDFDFYLRISVRDIEHYQQLLQKKLVTLPGVREMQSSVILEVVKDTSALAI, from the coding sequence ATGCAAACTCTAGACGAGATGGATCTGAAAATTCTTCGCGTAATGCAAAGCGACGGGGCGCTGTCAGTCACTGAAATTGCTGAAAGAGTTGGCCTGTCGCAATCGCCCTGCTCCCGGAGGATATCCCAACTTCAATCAAGCGGTATTGTGCTCGGAAAACGCACAGTGCTTGATCCTAAAAAGTTGGGTTTCCAGACATTGGTCATCGTGCGTATCAAGTTGGACAACCACGAAGAGGGGACGCTCGAAGCGTTCAAAAAAGCGGCACGCGGCATTCCGGAAATCCAGATTGCTCTCCTTATCTTGGGGGATTTCGATTTCTATCTACGCATATCGGTTAGGGACATTGAACACTACCAACAGCTACTACAGAAAAAACTGGTCACACTGCCCGGTGTTAGAGAAATGCAAAGCTCTGTCATTCTTGAGGTCGTCAAGGACACTTCTGCCCTGGCAATCTAG
- a CDS encoding mandelate racemase/muconate lactonizing enzyme family protein, producing MKIEIIEVYQVDLPYSGGVYTLSGGREYRSFDATIVRIETACGIEGWGESTPFGATYIAAHALGVRAGIAEIAPHLIGRDPRQVERINEVMQGALVGHNHSKAALDIACWDIFGKSVGLPVCELLGGSTGHRLPTISSIYAGTPDDMRTRVAAHRTKGFMGHSIKIGALDVEGGPALDAERIAACLADRRPGEFFLADANGGLIPETALRMLRLLPSGLDFTLEAPCATWGETLSLRKRCNVPIIMDELAQDDADIIQIIACDAADGIGLKISKSGGLTPGRRQRDIACAAGLTVSVQDTVGSTIAFAGIVHLGATVPQRNLRCILDCREMVTLTTAKFDAPVVDGGVHVPDLPGLGLVVNTNVLGDPIETFRC from the coding sequence CTACACCTTATCGGGTGGTCGCGAATACCGTTCGTTTGACGCGACTATTGTGCGGATCGAAACTGCCTGCGGCATTGAAGGTTGGGGTGAAAGCACTCCCTTCGGTGCGACCTATATCGCTGCGCATGCCTTGGGCGTGCGGGCAGGCATCGCTGAAATCGCGCCACACCTTATCGGGCGCGATCCCCGGCAGGTCGAACGGATCAACGAAGTAATGCAGGGGGCTCTGGTGGGCCATAACCACTCCAAGGCAGCTCTTGATATTGCCTGTTGGGATATCTTTGGAAAATCCGTTGGCCTTCCGGTCTGTGAATTACTGGGCGGCTCAACTGGTCATCGTCTGCCGACAATTTCTTCGATTTATGCGGGCACGCCGGACGATATGCGCACCCGCGTCGCCGCGCATCGCACAAAGGGATTTATGGGACATTCGATCAAGATCGGTGCGCTGGACGTTGAGGGCGGACCCGCCTTGGATGCAGAGCGGATCGCAGCCTGTTTGGCAGACCGCCGTCCGGGCGAATTTTTCCTCGCTGACGCCAACGGCGGCTTGATTCCAGAAACGGCGCTCAGGATGTTGCGGCTGTTGCCAAGCGGCTTGGATTTCACGCTAGAAGCGCCTTGTGCGACATGGGGAGAAACGCTGTCGTTGCGGAAACGGTGTAATGTCCCGATTATTATGGATGAACTGGCGCAAGACGACGCCGACATCATTCAGATCATTGCGTGTGACGCAGCAGACGGAATTGGTCTGAAGATATCCAAATCCGGCGGATTGACACCGGGGAGGCGTCAACGTGACATTGCCTGCGCTGCGGGTCTGACCGTGTCGGTCCAAGATACAGTAGGATCAACCATTGCGTTTGCGGGCATAGTGCATCTTGGCGCGACAGTACCGCAGCGCAACCTGCGCTGCATCCTTGATTGCCGCGAAATGGTCACCCTGACCACAGCGAAATTCGATGCGCCCGTCGTCGACGGCGGCGTACATGTGCCAGATCTACCAGGGCTCGGGTTGGTTGTGAACACGAATGTACTTGGTGATCCGATAGAGACATTTCGATGTTGA
- a CDS encoding thiolase family protein: MQRVALIGARRTPMAAFQGSLSSLSAPELAAVAIMAAVTDAAIAHEQIDEAAIGLVLSAGVGQAPARQAVLKAGLPQSIPATTISKVCGSGMKAIIDAAGRIRAGDGAIMIAGGMESMSNAPHFLPTSRNGKRLGHGQMVDHMFFDGLEDAYEQGALMGTFAEMCADEYAFSRKAQDDFAIRSLARALAAQKQGGFDTEIAGVTVSTRSGDVIVSEDEQPGAARPDKIPHLKPAFRPDGTVTAASSSSISDGAAALVLASEAAVEKQGLGPRAWIVGTASHAQAPRLFTTAPVMATRKLLENLRWKASDVDLWEVNEAFAVVPMAFMRDLNVQDDCVNVNGGACALGHPIGASGARIVVTLLHALEARGLRRGIASICIGGGEALSIAIERD, translated from the coding sequence ATGCAAAGAGTCGCATTGATTGGCGCGCGTAGGACACCAATGGCTGCATTTCAGGGGTCGTTGTCATCGCTTTCCGCGCCAGAGCTTGCTGCTGTTGCGATCATGGCCGCCGTCACAGATGCGGCTATCGCGCACGAACAGATTGACGAAGCAGCGATCGGGCTGGTGTTGTCTGCAGGGGTAGGGCAGGCGCCTGCGCGACAGGCTGTTCTAAAGGCCGGCTTGCCACAGTCTATTCCGGCCACCACCATAAGCAAAGTTTGCGGCTCCGGGATGAAGGCCATCATTGATGCCGCCGGGCGTATAAGGGCAGGTGACGGGGCGATTATGATCGCCGGCGGCATGGAGAGCATGTCCAACGCGCCACATTTTCTGCCGACATCGCGCAATGGAAAGCGCTTGGGTCACGGTCAGATGGTTGACCACATGTTTTTTGACGGGCTTGAAGACGCCTACGAGCAAGGTGCATTGATGGGAACGTTCGCCGAGATGTGCGCGGATGAATACGCTTTCAGCCGTAAGGCGCAGGATGATTTCGCTATACGCTCCCTTGCTCGTGCGCTGGCGGCTCAAAAGCAGGGAGGCTTTGATACGGAAATTGCGGGAGTCACCGTATCTACTCGTTCGGGCGACGTGATCGTCAGCGAGGATGAGCAGCCCGGCGCGGCGCGTCCAGATAAGATTCCGCACCTAAAACCCGCCTTTCGGCCTGATGGGACTGTGACCGCCGCAAGTTCGTCGTCAATTTCGGATGGTGCAGCGGCGCTGGTTCTGGCTTCTGAGGCTGCCGTTGAGAAGCAGGGTCTGGGTCCACGGGCATGGATTGTCGGGACTGCATCTCATGCGCAGGCACCGCGCTTGTTTACGACTGCGCCGGTCATGGCGACACGTAAGTTGCTGGAAAATCTGCGCTGGAAGGCGTCAGATGTGGACTTGTGGGAAGTTAACGAAGCCTTTGCCGTTGTGCCAATGGCGTTCATGCGCGACCTCAACGTTCAGGATGATTGCGTCAACGTCAACGGCGGCGCCTGTGCGCTTGGCCATCCAATCGGGGCGTCTGGTGCGCGCATCGTTGTAACACTTCTGCACGCGCTGGAGGCACGGGGGTTGAGGCGGGGCATTGCATCAATCTGTATCGGGGGCGGTGAAGCCCTTTCAATTGCCATCGAAAGAGACTGA
- a CDS encoding thiamine pyrophosphate-dependent dehydrogenase E1 component subunit alpha, whose amino-acid sequence MSDVKLNFPHPPARPDQTPDFSDIEIPPAGSLPVPALDVAGQDCWPFAVGMIRVLDEGNKAVGPWAEYLGDVPADTLRQGLRDMLKMRALDRRMLNAQRQGKTSFYLLCTGEEAIGCGFQRQLEDGDMNFPTYRQQTLLIAADYPLEALMGQLYSNELDPLGGRQLPIMHSARDYGFFSISGNLGTQYVQAVGWAMACALQGNGKIAAGWIGDGATASNDFHSALLSASTYQPPVVLNVVNNQWAISTNTAVARGKGETYAARALGYGVPAVRVDGNDYLAVLAVSRWAIERARKGYGPILVEWFTYRAAAHSTSDDPSAYRAKDEAKAWPLGDPVERLKMHLIARGDWSEERHVQAEAELLDEVSQVQKKVEAHGTFVDPKPTSPAEIFNGVYAELPEHLRRQRQEMGY is encoded by the coding sequence ATGAGCGATGTTAAACTCAATTTTCCACACCCGCCCGCGCGGCCAGATCAAACACCGGATTTTTCCGATATCGAGATTCCGCCTGCGGGAAGTTTACCTGTTCCGGCCCTTGATGTCGCCGGACAAGATTGCTGGCCCTTTGCGGTGGGCATGATCCGTGTGCTGGATGAAGGCAACAAAGCGGTTGGGCCGTGGGCAGAGTATTTAGGCGATGTGCCTGCTGATACTTTGCGCCAAGGACTGCGGGATATGCTGAAAATGCGTGCTTTGGACCGGCGCATGTTAAATGCGCAGCGGCAGGGTAAGACGTCGTTCTACCTGCTCTGTACCGGCGAAGAGGCGATTGGCTGTGGTTTCCAAAGGCAACTGGAAGATGGGGATATGAATTTCCCGACCTATCGCCAGCAGACCCTTTTGATTGCAGCTGATTACCCGCTTGAAGCCCTAATGGGCCAGCTCTATTCAAACGAGCTTGACCCTCTGGGCGGGCGGCAATTGCCGATTATGCATTCGGCCCGCGACTACGGGTTTTTCTCCATCTCGGGCAATCTGGGCACGCAGTACGTTCAGGCAGTGGGATGGGCGATGGCCTGCGCGTTGCAGGGCAACGGAAAGATAGCGGCCGGATGGATTGGTGATGGTGCAACTGCGTCGAACGATTTCCACAGCGCGCTTTTGTCAGCGTCAACCTATCAGCCTCCTGTGGTGCTGAATGTTGTCAATAATCAATGGGCTATTTCAACCAACACAGCCGTTGCCAGAGGCAAAGGCGAAACCTATGCCGCCCGCGCTCTTGGATATGGTGTTCCGGCGGTGCGGGTGGACGGCAATGACTACCTTGCGGTTCTGGCTGTCTCGCGATGGGCAATCGAACGCGCACGTAAGGGATATGGACCAATTCTGGTTGAATGGTTCACTTATCGTGCTGCGGCCCATTCCACATCAGATGATCCATCGGCCTATCGCGCAAAGGATGAGGCAAAGGCATGGCCTCTGGGTGATCCGGTGGAGCGGCTCAAGATGCACTTGATTGCACGGGGGGACTGGTCCGAAGAACGCCATGTGCAGGCCGAGGCGGAATTGTTGGACGAAGTATCCCAGGTCCAAAAGAAAGTTGAAGCGCACGGCACGTTTGTTGACCCAAAGCCAACGTCACCTGCGGAAATTTTCAACGGGGTTTACGCCGAGTTACCCGAACATTTGCGGCGGCAACGCCAAGAAATGGGGTATTGA
- a CDS encoding acyl-CoA dehydrogenase family protein codes for MTGILTEEQELIQKTARDFSRDRLAPGAAAREAAGCIEPDVINEMGKLGFLGMTVPENQGGIGTDYVSYALALMEMAAGDGAVSTMMSVHNAPFCAILSRFASPEQQQRWLTPAAEGAFIGAFALTEPHTGSDAAAIKCSAQRSASGYVLNGSKQFITSARIAGGIVAFAVTDKDAGKKGISAFYIEPGGQGFTVGAPEHKLGQKASDTCTLTFDSLEVEPSHLIGEEGQGLAIALSSLETGRIGIAAQSVGMAQAALDVAVVYAQDRVTFGKPIAQHQAVAFRLADMDMQVEAARQLVLNAARLKDSGAPCLREASIAKLFASQMAERVVSDAIQTLGGYGYLADFPLERIYRDVRVCQIYEGTSDVQRINISRELLGGRAR; via the coding sequence ATGACCGGAATTTTGACCGAAGAGCAGGAATTGATCCAGAAGACGGCGCGCGATTTCAGCCGAGATCGGCTTGCCCCCGGCGCTGCCGCACGAGAGGCGGCGGGGTGTATCGAACCGGATGTGATAAACGAGATGGGCAAGCTTGGCTTTCTCGGGATGACTGTTCCCGAAAATCAGGGAGGGATCGGAACGGATTATGTATCTTATGCGCTTGCTTTGATGGAGATGGCGGCAGGTGATGGAGCTGTTTCAACCATGATGTCAGTCCACAACGCACCGTTTTGCGCAATCCTCAGCAGATTTGCTTCACCCGAGCAACAGCAACGGTGGCTAACTCCTGCTGCAGAAGGCGCGTTCATCGGGGCATTTGCCCTAACCGAGCCGCATACGGGCAGTGATGCGGCGGCAATCAAATGTTCGGCGCAGCGCAGTGCATCGGGTTATGTATTAAACGGATCAAAGCAGTTTATCACCTCGGCGCGAATTGCAGGCGGGATCGTCGCCTTTGCCGTCACCGATAAGGACGCCGGAAAAAAGGGTATTAGCGCCTTCTACATAGAACCAGGCGGCCAAGGTTTCACGGTGGGTGCGCCAGAGCATAAGTTGGGACAAAAAGCATCCGACACATGCACTCTAACTTTCGACAGTCTCGAAGTTGAACCGTCGCATCTGATTGGCGAAGAAGGGCAGGGGCTGGCCATAGCGCTGTCTTCGCTGGAAACCGGCCGTATAGGTATTGCGGCGCAATCGGTTGGTATGGCGCAGGCCGCACTGGATGTAGCGGTTGTCTATGCACAGGACCGCGTCACATTCGGGAAACCAATTGCACAGCATCAGGCAGTGGCGTTCCGGTTGGCGGACATGGACATGCAGGTTGAGGCCGCACGCCAACTTGTGCTGAACGCGGCGCGACTGAAGGACAGCGGCGCACCTTGTCTTCGCGAAGCCTCGATTGCCAAACTGTTTGCCAGTCAGATGGCCGAACGGGTGGTGTCGGATGCGATCCAAACACTGGGTGGCTATGGCTACCTGGCCGACTTCCCGCTTGAACGCATCTATCGCGATGTACGGGTCTGTCAAATTTATGAGGGAACTTCGGATGTACAGCGCATCAACATTTCACGCGAACTGCTGGGAGGGCGGGCAAGATGA